In one Nicotiana sylvestris chromosome 8, ASM39365v2, whole genome shotgun sequence genomic region, the following are encoded:
- the LOC138875516 gene encoding uncharacterized protein: MGWLGDVTIQHVPRKENKKADALAALALSLTLPDQAQVTVCQKWVVPLPNEAEGEENKLKHLVAISKVEKEEWRQPTIDYLCYGIFQKIRGEELKSVVVNLASFTTKDTLYKRSFEGALLRCLGEDEALQALQEAHSGVCGSHQSGPKLQFHIKGMRYYWPTMVKDCLDYA, encoded by the coding sequence atggggtggctcggtgatgtgactattcagcatgtgccaaggaaagaaaataagaaggcagatgctttagctgcCCTAGCTTTATCTTTAACCCTGCCTGATCAAGCGCAAGTTACTGTCTgtcaaaaatgggtagtaccactgccaaatgaggctgaaggtgaagaaaataaactcaagcatcttgtcgcTATTTCTAAAGTCGAGAAAGAAGAATGGAGACAACCTACTATCGACTACTTGTGTTATGGGATCTTCCAGAAAATCCGCGGAGAAGAACTGAAATCCGTCGTCGTaaacctcgcttcctttactacaaaaGATACCCTATACAAAAGATCATTCGAGGGAGCACTCTTGCGATGCTTAGGGGAAGATGAagcactccaagctttgcaagaagcgcattctggggtatgtgggtcacaccagtctggaccaaagctTCAATTCCATATAAAAGGGATGAGATactattggccaacgatggtaaaagattgcttggactatgcttga